A single region of the Rhizobium sp. NLR16a genome encodes:
- a CDS encoding DUF4087 domain-containing protein, which produces MTRLHALVLMVLLAPAAAHAERRCGWLDNPSMAKWLLMDAGGGWTIMDNGSGYKAAEGMDKIPDLTAGEFVYTYAAHGYACACMDVDTDGEEGITRIHSVRQLPLSRCRNDAAIRGFLDKDQ; this is translated from the coding sequence ATGACCAGATTGCATGCGCTTGTTCTAATGGTGCTTCTCGCGCCCGCCGCGGCGCATGCCGAACGCCGCTGCGGCTGGCTGGACAATCCCTCGATGGCCAAATGGTTGCTCATGGACGCCGGCGGCGGCTGGACCATCATGGACAATGGCAGCGGCTACAAGGCGGCCGAGGGAATGGACAAGATCCCCGACCTGACGGCCGGCGAATTTGTCTACACCTATGCCGCGCATGGTTATGCCTGCGCCTGCATGGATGTTGACACGGACGGTGAGGAGGGGATCACCCGTATTCACTCCGTGCGGCAATTGCCGCTCTCGCGATGCCGCAACGACGCCGCGATCCGCGGGTTCCTCGATAAGGATCAGTGA
- a CDS encoding adenylate/guanylate cyclase domain-containing protein — protein MTTETTFTEQARHGSARLCRGCWDQMHMPIPIGGPLALPFRAFGITRSKMNPDICTICERSFQYVKKQRQITVDATILFADIRGFTDLSERIEAVRLSEIVSLFQDRCAQAIWAHDGIVNKQMGDGLMAIFNFPIIRKDHASAAISAAQEIQRNCAAALSGLALNALSGRTLGVGVGIHSGEVQIGEFSSFRSDFTAIGGVVNQAARLESQAAAGEILISAETAAKAPEFAADAETRMLALKGIEQPVQARVLVKR, from the coding sequence ATGACGACAGAAACCACCTTCACGGAGCAGGCACGGCATGGCAGCGCCAGGCTCTGCCGGGGCTGCTGGGATCAGATGCATATGCCGATCCCGATCGGCGGCCCGCTCGCGCTTCCCTTTCGCGCCTTCGGCATTACCCGCAGCAAGATGAATCCCGATATCTGCACGATTTGCGAGCGCTCCTTCCAATATGTGAAGAAGCAGCGCCAGATCACCGTCGACGCCACCATCCTGTTTGCCGATATCAGGGGCTTTACCGATCTTTCCGAGCGTATAGAGGCAGTGCGCTTGAGCGAAATCGTCAGCCTGTTCCAGGATCGCTGCGCCCAGGCGATCTGGGCGCATGACGGCATCGTCAACAAGCAAATGGGCGACGGCCTGATGGCGATCTTCAATTTCCCGATTATCCGCAAGGATCACGCCAGCGCCGCGATCAGCGCCGCCCAGGAGATCCAGCGCAACTGCGCCGCGGCGTTGAGCGGGCTGGCACTCAACGCCCTGTCCGGCCGCACCTTGGGCGTCGGCGTCGGCATCCATTCCGGCGAGGTCCAGATCGGCGAATTCTCGAGCTTCCGCAGCGATTTCACTGCGATCGGCGGCGTTGTCAACCAGGCCGCAAGGCTCGAATCCCAAGCGGCAGCCGGCGAGATCCTGATCTCGGCCGAAACGGCCGCGAAGGCTCCCGAATTCGCGGCAGACGCCGAAACGCGCATGCTGGCGCTGAAGGGCATCGAGCAGCCCGTGCAGGCACGCGTTCTGGTCAAGCGTTGA
- a CDS encoding DUF1800 domain-containing protein, which translates to MSLSFPTMAAIRFGYGFRPGEVAPQSKDELIGQLSKGAAATPDFPLGGPDMRHRAILSLQAQLKQIREDAKTVTDDPTRREMRKAVQRQAQQQFQHDANLRLMQAVLSPYGFYERLSTFWTDHFSTSANKSLPMRLIVPLYEAEAIRPFISGRFGNLLRSATAHPAMLIYLDQADSLGPDSAGGVKRNKGLNENLGRELLELHTLGAGSGYTQADVTAAAMVLTGLTIDRKEMDIAFRPTISEPGTHEVLGVSYGGRRRSREDYLDMLDDLSVHPKTAAHISHKLAVHFVSDQPDEGMVSDMAAAWRKTDGDLTAVYTAMLDHPAAWQNEGAKARQPFDFIVAGLRALNAGPVNGVVGSFLAANQQGTDEGDMAANTPGMAGAPVTTDPAGEARDKRLKAFRAARALGQGALKRMGQPTWLPPSPAGFEEGFSAWISGSQLAERLAWARRAAAQFGRDEDPREFLRSTLADAARDETIRVVSQAPNKISGLTLVLASPEFNRR; encoded by the coding sequence ATGAGCCTCTCTTTCCCGACGATGGCGGCGATCCGTTTCGGTTATGGTTTCCGGCCGGGCGAGGTGGCGCCGCAAAGCAAGGACGAGCTGATCGGGCAATTGTCCAAAGGCGCGGCGGCAACGCCGGATTTTCCGCTCGGCGGCCCCGATATGCGTCACCGGGCGATCCTCAGCCTGCAGGCGCAGCTGAAGCAGATCCGCGAAGATGCCAAGACGGTCACCGACGATCCGACGCGGCGCGAGATGCGCAAGGCTGTGCAGCGCCAGGCGCAGCAACAATTCCAGCACGATGCAAACCTGCGGCTGATGCAGGCGGTGCTGTCGCCCTACGGCTTTTACGAGCGGCTTTCGACCTTCTGGACCGATCATTTCTCCACCAGCGCCAACAAGAGCCTGCCGATGCGCCTTATCGTGCCGCTCTACGAGGCCGAGGCAATCCGGCCGTTCATTTCGGGCAGGTTCGGCAATCTCCTGCGCAGCGCCACCGCTCATCCCGCCATGCTGATCTACCTCGACCAGGCGGATTCGCTCGGGCCGGATTCGGCGGGCGGCGTCAAGCGCAACAAGGGGCTGAACGAAAATCTCGGACGCGAACTCCTGGAACTGCACACGCTCGGGGCCGGCAGCGGCTATACCCAGGCGGATGTTACCGCCGCGGCCATGGTGCTGACGGGCCTCACCATCGACCGCAAGGAGATGGATATCGCCTTTCGGCCGACCATTTCGGAGCCCGGCACGCATGAGGTGCTCGGCGTCAGTTATGGCGGGCGCCGGCGCTCGCGCGAAGATTATCTCGACATGCTCGATGACCTCTCGGTCCATCCGAAGACGGCGGCGCATATCAGCCACAAGCTCGCGGTGCATTTCGTCTCCGACCAGCCAGACGAGGGGATGGTCTCTGACATGGCGGCGGCTTGGAGAAAGACAGATGGCGATCTCACCGCCGTCTACACCGCCATGCTCGACCATCCGGCCGCCTGGCAAAACGAGGGCGCCAAGGCGCGTCAGCCATTCGATTTTATCGTTGCCGGCCTGAGGGCGCTGAATGCGGGGCCGGTCAACGGCGTCGTCGGCAGCTTCCTGGCAGCCAATCAGCAGGGAACGGATGAGGGCGATATGGCTGCCAATACGCCCGGCATGGCGGGAGCGCCAGTGACGACGGACCCCGCCGGAGAGGCGAGGGACAAGCGGCTCAAGGCCTTTCGGGCGGCGCGGGCGTTGGGGCAGGGGGCGCTGAAGCGCATGGGCCAGCCGACCTGGCTGCCGCCGAGCCCTGCCGGTTTCGAGGAAGGCTTTTCCGCCTGGATCAGCGGCAGCCAGCTCGCCGAGCGCCTGGCCTGGGCAAGGCGGGCCGCGGCGCAGTTCGGCCGCGACGAGGATCCGCGCGAGTTCCTGAGATCGACGCTTGCCGATGCCGCCCGCGACGAGACGATCCGCGTGGTATCGCAGGCGCCGAACAAGATCAGCGGTTTGACGCTGGTGCTGGCATCGCCGGAATTCAACCGCCGATAG
- a CDS encoding acyl-CoA thioesterase, giving the protein MTDAAKPRGELTLRTLAMPGDANPAGDIFGGWVMAQMDLASGIRAAERAKGRVVTAAVKEMAFELPVKIGDTLSVYTDIDRVGRTSITLIVEAWAHRSRYAKMEKVTAATFIMVALDEEGKPKQVPEE; this is encoded by the coding sequence ATGACCGATGCCGCCAAGCCGAGAGGCGAACTGACGCTGCGCACGCTCGCCATGCCGGGCGATGCCAATCCGGCCGGCGATATTTTCGGCGGCTGGGTCATGGCGCAGATGGACCTTGCCTCCGGTATTCGTGCCGCCGAGCGCGCCAAGGGCCGCGTCGTCACCGCCGCCGTCAAGGAGATGGCCTTCGAACTGCCGGTCAAGATCGGCGATACGCTGTCGGTCTATACCGATATCGACCGCGTCGGGCGCACATCGATTACGCTGATCGTCGAAGCGTGGGCGCACCGCTCGCGTTATGCCAAGATGGAAAAGGTCACCGCCGCCACCTTCATCATGGTGGCGCTCGACGAAGAGGGCAAGCCCAAGCAAGTCCCCGAGGAGTGA
- a CDS encoding lipoprotein: MRKIFIAFAAAAALAGCAKRPDAIVQVDIPMAAYTNLSCGALAAELRKEKAKLDDLSKQQISAANGDAFGVFLVGVPIGSVAGGDKEGEIAASKGKVSAIQSAGMSKGCKLPG; the protein is encoded by the coding sequence ATGAGAAAAATTTTCATTGCATTCGCGGCTGCCGCGGCGCTGGCCGGCTGCGCCAAGCGTCCTGACGCCATCGTTCAGGTCGATATTCCGATGGCGGCCTATACGAACCTCAGTTGCGGGGCGCTCGCCGCGGAATTGAGGAAAGAGAAGGCGAAGCTCGACGACCTGTCGAAGCAGCAGATCAGCGCGGCGAATGGCGATGCTTTCGGTGTCTTCCTCGTCGGCGTTCCGATCGGCAGTGTCGCTGGCGGAGACAAGGAAGGCGAAATTGCAGCATCCAAAGGCAAGGTCTCGGCTATACAGTCCGCCGGCATGAGCAAGGGCTGCAAGCTGCCCGGCTGA
- a CDS encoding DUF982 domain-containing protein, with translation MVLRSPQDALYALVSDWPVNGGVHQQRAIDFCRAWLAGRMPAETVRQAFILAALEAGVAINDDDGNGTTSSVSNPPV, from the coding sequence CTGGTTCTCCGCTCACCGCAGGATGCGCTTTACGCACTCGTCTCCGACTGGCCCGTCAATGGCGGCGTCCATCAGCAGAGGGCGATCGATTTCTGCCGCGCCTGGCTTGCGGGCCGCATGCCGGCGGAAACGGTGCGGCAGGCTTTTATCCTTGCGGCGCTGGAGGCTGGCGTGGCGATCAATGATGACGATGGGAATGGGACCACGAGTTCCGTTTCAAACCCACCTGTATAA
- a CDS encoding NmrA/HSCARG family protein, protein MSKERSVLVTGATGQQGGAVARALLARGHRVRAICRNPESDSASRLAAAGVEVVAGDLDDAGSVTQAASGVDTMFLMGNSYEAGTDAETRQGITAANAAKAAGIGHLIYSSVADADRKTGIPHFDSKFLVEQHIAGLGVPYTISAPVAFMENTVAPWALDGLRQGVYAAALPSGRVLQQICLADIGAFVAALAERRERVFGRRFDIAGDELSGEEQVKILSEVLGRPIGYQELPIAAMRQQSEDAARMYEWFDRTGYDADIAFLRRDFPDVGWHRYADWARGFDWSVLDKAGG, encoded by the coding sequence ATGAGCAAGGAAAGAAGTGTACTGGTAACGGGCGCGACCGGACAGCAGGGCGGCGCGGTCGCACGCGCATTGCTGGCGCGGGGCCACCGCGTCAGGGCGATCTGCCGGAATCCGGAGAGCGACAGCGCCAGCCGCCTGGCCGCGGCGGGAGTCGAAGTCGTCGCCGGTGATCTCGACGATGCCGGGTCGGTGACGCAGGCTGCGAGCGGCGTGGATACGATGTTCCTGATGGGCAATAGCTACGAGGCGGGGACGGATGCGGAAACCCGCCAGGGCATCACCGCCGCGAATGCGGCGAAGGCTGCCGGTATCGGGCACTTGATTTATTCCTCCGTCGCTGACGCCGATAGAAAGACCGGCATTCCGCATTTCGACAGCAAGTTTCTGGTCGAGCAGCATATTGCCGGGCTCGGCGTTCCCTACACGATCAGCGCGCCCGTCGCCTTCATGGAAAACACCGTGGCGCCCTGGGCTCTCGACGGGCTGCGCCAGGGCGTCTACGCCGCGGCCCTGCCGTCCGGGCGCGTGCTGCAGCAGATCTGCCTTGCCGATATCGGCGCCTTCGTCGCGGCCTTGGCCGAACGGCGCGAACGGGTGTTCGGCAGGCGTTTCGACATCGCCGGCGACGAATTGTCCGGCGAGGAGCAGGTGAAGATCCTATCGGAAGTGCTCGGCCGCCCGATCGGCTATCAGGAATTGCCGATTGCCGCGATGCGGCAGCAGAGCGAGGATGCGGCGCGGATGTACGAATGGTTCGATCGCACCGGCTACGACGCCGACATCGCCTTCCTTCGCCGCGATTTTCCTGATGTCGGCTGGCACCGTTATGCCGATTGGGCACGCGGGTTTGATTGGAGCGTTCTGGATAAAGCTGGCGGCTGA
- a CDS encoding NADH-quinone oxidoreductase subunit B — protein sequence MPPFTQPHPTPGNFRFPGEQRQGDPMMGKINAELADKGFLVTSTDELITWARTGSLMWMTFGLACGAIEMMQMSMPRYDIERFGVAPRASPRQSDLMIVAGTLCNKMAPALRKVYDQMPEPRYVISMGSCANGGGYYHYSYSVVRGCDRVVPVDIYVPGCPPTAEALLYGILLLQRKIRRNGSTER from the coding sequence GTGCCGCCCTTTACGCAACCGCACCCGACTCCAGGCAATTTCCGGTTTCCCGGTGAACAGCGGCAGGGCGACCCGATGATGGGAAAGATCAATGCCGAGCTTGCCGACAAGGGTTTTCTCGTTACCAGCACCGACGAACTCATCACCTGGGCGCGCACCGGCTCACTGATGTGGATGACCTTCGGTCTTGCCTGCGGCGCCATCGAGATGATGCAGATGTCCATGCCGCGCTACGATATCGAGCGCTTCGGCGTCGCCCCGCGCGCAAGCCCAAGGCAGTCGGACCTGATGATCGTGGCAGGTACGCTGTGCAACAAGATGGCGCCGGCGCTGCGCAAGGTTTATGACCAGATGCCGGAACCGCGCTATGTCATCTCCATGGGCTCCTGCGCCAATGGCGGCGGCTATTACCATTATTCCTACTCCGTCGTGCGCGGCTGCGACCGGGTGGTGCCGGTCGACATCTATGTTCCCGGCTGCCCGCCGACGGCCGAAGCGTTGCTCTACGGCATCCTGCTCCTGCAGCGGAAGATCCGGCGCAACGGCAGCACCGAGCGGTAG
- a CDS encoding LysR family transcriptional regulator: MLDLNDIVVFARVVEAGSFTAAARLLAMPKTTVSRRIAALEREFGVRLLQRTTRSLRLTDAGRLYYEESSEALRTLEQANLRLAEARTEPAGTIRISASVGFSGHFLSATMFDFLATYPKTRVELHLSDDRLNLIENGIDLAFRTGIMEDSTLIARKLGSTYRILCASPDYLARCGAPDRPADLASHDCVIAGPSAANAHWVLEGANIRETVAVSGRFAANEMQAVMAAAIAGYGIAQLPHGAAAACIADGRLQRVLDGYTTPAGGLHVVYPSSQHLSPLVKAFVQLAIDRLNVGYGALNAPAIISQ, from the coding sequence ATGCTCGATCTCAACGATATCGTCGTCTTCGCCCGCGTGGTCGAGGCCGGCAGCTTCACCGCCGCCGCCCGCCTGCTTGCCATGCCAAAGACGACGGTCAGCCGTCGTATCGCCGCGCTCGAGCGCGAGTTCGGTGTACGGCTCCTGCAGCGGACCACCCGCAGCCTCAGGCTGACGGATGCGGGACGCCTCTATTACGAGGAGAGCAGTGAGGCGCTTCGCACCCTCGAGCAGGCGAACCTTCGGCTGGCCGAGGCGCGGACCGAGCCCGCCGGCACGATCCGGATCTCCGCGTCCGTCGGCTTCAGCGGTCATTTCCTCTCCGCCACCATGTTCGATTTCCTGGCGACTTACCCGAAAACCAGGGTGGAGTTGCACCTGTCCGACGACCGGCTCAACCTCATCGAGAACGGCATCGACCTCGCCTTCCGCACCGGCATTATGGAGGATTCGACGCTGATCGCCCGCAAGCTCGGCTCGACCTACCGGATTCTCTGTGCCAGCCCCGACTATCTCGCGCGCTGCGGCGCACCGGATCGGCCGGCGGACCTCGCCAGCCACGATTGCGTCATCGCCGGTCCGTCGGCGGCCAATGCGCACTGGGTGCTGGAGGGCGCGAACATTCGGGAAACCGTAGCGGTATCGGGACGCTTCGCCGCCAACGAGATGCAGGCGGTCATGGCCGCCGCGATCGCCGGCTACGGCATCGCGCAACTGCCGCACGGCGCCGCCGCAGCCTGTATTGCCGACGGCCGTTTGCAACGCGTCCTCGACGGCTACACGACCCCAGCCGGCGGCCTGCATGTCGTCTATCCCAGCAGTCAGCACCTGTCGCCGCTGGTCAAGGCATTCGTCCAATTGGCAATCGATCGGCTCAACGTCGGCTATGGCGCATTGAATGCGCCGGCGATCATATCGCAATAA
- a CDS encoding DUF899 domain-containing protein: MTATVQNGKGGQAMRRPPVVSQEDWEAAHRLLLVKEKAHTRARDALAAERRRMPWMAVEKQYAFEGPRGRISLLDLFEGRHQLIVYRAFYEPGVFGWPEHACRGCSMVADQVAHVAHLNARDTTLVFASRAPQADIERLKERMGWTVPWVTITDDFDKDFGVDEWHGTNVFYRDGERIFRTYFVNNRGDEQMGGTWNYLDITPLGRQEVWEDSPAGYPQTPTYKWWNWHDSYVADAEPDKKWVEVSDAGEAAFREEAAKAKS; encoded by the coding sequence ATGACTGCAACAGTTCAGAATGGAAAGGGCGGACAGGCCATGCGGAGGCCGCCCGTCGTGTCGCAGGAGGACTGGGAGGCGGCTCACAGGCTGCTTCTCGTGAAGGAAAAGGCGCATACGCGTGCCCGTGACGCGCTTGCCGCCGAGCGGCGGCGCATGCCGTGGATGGCCGTCGAAAAGCAATATGCTTTCGAAGGACCGCGGGGCAGGATCAGCCTGCTTGACCTGTTCGAGGGCCGGCACCAGCTCATCGTCTACCGCGCCTTTTACGAGCCCGGCGTCTTCGGCTGGCCCGAGCATGCCTGCCGCGGCTGCTCGATGGTGGCCGATCAGGTCGCCCATGTCGCTCATCTCAACGCCCGCGACACGACGCTGGTCTTCGCCTCGCGCGCGCCGCAGGCCGACATAGAGCGCCTGAAGGAACGGATGGGCTGGACGGTGCCGTGGGTGACGATCACCGACGACTTCGACAAGGATTTCGGCGTCGACGAGTGGCACGGCACCAATGTCTTCTACCGTGACGGCGAGCGCATCTTCCGCACCTATTTCGTCAACAATCGCGGCGACGAGCAGATGGGCGGCACCTGGAATTATCTCGACATCACGCCGCTCGGGCGCCAGGAAGTCTGGGAGGATTCGCCTGCGGGCTATCCACAGACCCCGACCTACAAATGGTGGAACTGGCACGACAGTTACGTTGCCGACGCCGAGCCAGACAAGAAATGGGTTGAAGTGTCAGATGCCGGCGAGGCGGCGTTCAGGGAGGAAGCAGCAAAGGCGAAATCATAG
- a CDS encoding class I SAM-dependent methyltransferase: MPSSFHVESADGYERLMGRWSRKLAPMLIDFAGLADGDRVLDVGCGTGSLAFTLAQTPGLREIAAIDYSPVFVEAAKRANTDPRISIQQADACSLPFEDGCFDRAMSLLMLHFVPEAGKAVAEMARVVRPGGVVAAAVWDHYGGMSNMRMLWDTAVMLDEDALPLRRRYCFQPMMRPGEMKQTFIAQGLSDVEETSLLVRMDYLSFDDYWQPIAAGEGPLGRYVAGLEPDKKKAVDAAIRAAYEAGEPDGPRSFASVAWACRGRVA; the protein is encoded by the coding sequence ATGCCGTCGAGTTTTCATGTCGAAAGTGCGGATGGGTACGAGCGGCTGATGGGCCGCTGGAGCCGGAAGCTGGCGCCGATGCTCATCGATTTTGCCGGGCTGGCGGATGGCGATCGCGTGCTCGACGTCGGCTGCGGCACCGGCAGCCTGGCGTTTACGCTTGCGCAAACGCCAGGCCTGCGGGAGATCGCCGCCATCGATTATTCTCCTGTCTTCGTCGAGGCGGCGAAACGGGCCAATACCGATCCACGCATATCGATCCAACAGGCGGATGCCTGCTCCTTGCCTTTCGAGGACGGCTGTTTCGACAGGGCGATGTCGCTGCTGATGCTGCATTTCGTGCCGGAGGCCGGCAAGGCGGTGGCCGAGATGGCCCGCGTCGTCCGCCCCGGCGGCGTGGTCGCCGCCGCCGTCTGGGACCATTACGGCGGTATGTCGAATATGCGAATGCTGTGGGATACGGCCGTCATGCTCGACGAGGACGCGCTGCCGCTGCGCCGCCGATATTGTTTCCAGCCGATGATGCGGCCGGGGGAAATGAAACAGACCTTCATCGCGCAAGGCCTTTCCGATGTCGAAGAAACCTCGCTCCTGGTGCGGATGGATTATCTTTCCTTCGACGATTATTGGCAGCCGATCGCGGCCGGCGAAGGGCCGCTCGGCAGGTACGTTGCGGGGCTCGAGCCGGACAAGAAAAAGGCCGTCGACGCCGCCATTCGGGCCGCCTATGAGGCCGGCGAGCCGGATGGGCCGCGATCGTTTGCTTCGGTGGCGTGGGCGTGCCGGGGCAGGGTGGCTTGA
- a CDS encoding response regulator, translating into MKVMIVEDEGFIALELERIAQDAGHQTVGPVSTIEQALAYAPKSDLALVDLSLADGVSGAQLARRLIDRYGVDVIFVTGSPESVGNGIEGALDVIAKPFTDERITGALARAQALRRDYEGRNAVF; encoded by the coding sequence ATGAAAGTCATGATCGTTGAAGACGAGGGTTTTATTGCCCTGGAACTCGAACGTATCGCGCAGGATGCCGGGCACCAGACGGTCGGGCCGGTTTCGACCATTGAGCAGGCTCTCGCTTATGCTCCGAAAAGCGATCTCGCACTCGTCGATCTCAGTCTCGCCGACGGGGTCAGCGGCGCGCAGCTCGCACGCCGGCTGATCGACCGCTACGGCGTCGACGTTATCTTCGTGACCGGCAGTCCGGAAAGCGTCGGAAACGGCATTGAGGGCGCGCTCGATGTGATCGCCAAACCTTTCACCGACGAGAGGATCACCGGCGCACTGGCGAGGGCGCAGGCGTTGCGCAGAGACTACGAAGGCAGAAACGCTGTTTTCTGA
- a CDS encoding DUF1501 domain-containing protein, giving the protein MNRILLSRRGFLTSACCIAAAPLFTPVTFAAMPGDNRFVTIVLRGAMDGLDLVQPYGDAGFAALRPTLALTPDSGLLDLDGHFGLNPAAADLMPLWKSRELAFVHAVSTPYRDQRSHFDGQDMLESGGEHVAEEKTGWLNRALAVIPRSDARKAIDVNTSTELILSGPNNVDVWASDSNLAPARDEMQFLARLYAGDPPFAQALAEATRADSAAMMVEPDGERGEKIGDVAALAANMLKGDYRIASFSITGWDTHIGQAGQFKRPAGDLAQAINTLKVTLGSEIWSKTVVLAMTEFGRTVRQNGSAGTDHGTGGCAVLAGGAIDGGRILGRWPGLGDGLLLDDRDLMPTADVREVAAAMLYRQFDVGVDDLTGKIFPGLGFDRGSQFLKV; this is encoded by the coding sequence ATGAACCGGATTTTGCTTTCCCGCCGCGGCTTTCTGACATCGGCCTGCTGTATTGCCGCCGCCCCCCTCTTCACGCCGGTCACCTTTGCGGCGATGCCGGGCGATAATCGTTTCGTCACCATCGTCCTGCGCGGCGCAATGGACGGACTCGACCTGGTGCAGCCTTACGGCGATGCCGGCTTTGCTGCGCTCAGGCCGACCCTGGCGCTGACGCCGGACAGCGGACTTCTCGATCTTGATGGGCATTTCGGCCTCAATCCCGCCGCCGCCGACCTGATGCCGCTCTGGAAGAGCCGAGAACTCGCCTTCGTCCATGCGGTGTCGACGCCCTATCGCGACCAGCGCAGCCATTTCGACGGGCAGGACATGCTTGAGTCTGGCGGCGAACATGTCGCCGAGGAAAAGACTGGCTGGCTGAACCGGGCGCTCGCCGTCATCCCGCGGTCGGATGCGCGCAAGGCGATCGACGTCAACACGTCGACGGAACTGATCCTCTCCGGGCCGAACAATGTCGACGTCTGGGCGTCGGATTCCAATCTGGCGCCGGCGCGTGACGAGATGCAGTTCCTGGCGCGGCTTTATGCCGGTGATCCGCCCTTCGCCCAGGCGCTTGCCGAGGCGACGCGAGCCGACAGCGCGGCGATGATGGTCGAGCCGGACGGCGAGCGCGGCGAAAAGATCGGCGACGTCGCGGCGCTCGCGGCCAACATGCTGAAGGGCGACTACCGCATCGCCAGCTTCTCGATCACCGGCTGGGACACCCATATCGGCCAGGCCGGCCAGTTCAAGCGGCCGGCCGGGGATCTCGCCCAGGCGATCAACACGCTGAAGGTGACGCTGGGCTCGGAGATCTGGTCAAAGACGGTGGTACTCGCCATGACCGAATTCGGGCGTACCGTCCGACAGAACGGCTCCGCCGGCACCGACCACGGAACCGGCGGCTGCGCCGTACTTGCCGGCGGCGCGATCGACGGCGGCCGTATCCTCGGCCGCTGGCCCGGGCTCGGCGACGGGCTACTGCTCGACGACCGCGACCTGATGCCGACCGCCGACGTGCGCGAGGTGGCGGCGGCGATGCTTTACCGGCAGTTCGATGTCGGCGTGGATGATCTGACGGGGAAGATATTTCCCGGGCTGGGGTTTGATAGGGGGTCGCAGTTTTTGAAGGTGTGA